GCTTTACCTAATGACCAAGGCgtgaaaacagagaagaagaaaaaaaaaactatctttGAATAATCAGCTTTcgtaacaaacaaaaaaaataaatgacccgattgagacagaaacagaaatgagtCATTAAGATTGTTGTCGGAATTGTTAGGATGCTGAAATGATTTCATATCTTGCCGTGTCTTGAGCCCCCTGAACTACACAAGCAACTTCTCAAAATAGatgttaataaaaacatttttttaccaccagatggagGGTATGGAAGAAATCTGGAACTCCCCAATattaccattttatttttaatttgacacaactttttttctcttttggtcaCATTTTTATCATATTCTTTTGTAAAGAAGCTCACAAAGTCTTAACTGCTGAGAGTTAAAGCAATCGACTGTCAGTCAGCAACagtgctgaagaagaaccttgtgtttatcttatttttcttcgaataatgatgaaaaatacGAGGTTCTGGCTTAGTGTTTGGCTTTTTCATAtgctattattatcattattatcattattattatttttagtaaAATTATAGCCCTGCTCAGTTTCAGTCACTCACCATTGTGCCTCTTTATAAGCCCCTCCACAACAATTCATCATCCGCTGCTGCTATCGAGCCGAGTGCCAGTCCAACGATTCTCTGCTACCTTCACGCCTCATTTTCAGGGCCTCTCGATAAGCGGACGTCTGCAGACCTAACGAAGCTCGGGAAAAAAATGACGTTAAGTTTGATTTTAGTGGCATCGATACGCCGTCACTGCCAGGCAAGCGTCCCACGTGATCCAGAAAGACAGACGACTGTGTGTTCGTGGCCGTGGATTTAGATGTGCACAATATTGAGTCACTAATGTCTAGGTATTGCTTTATTGACCCAACAAATTTTTTTCCCAACCAGTCTCTTGGTTTGTCACCTTACTTCCACACAGTTATAAGTAGAGTTATGGGGTCTAAGTGTGTACCGAATATGATTATTTAATAGAAGAATGACATGGAAGCTGTTCTGTTATCAGTTCAAATAATTGTCTAATATTAGTTCTCCCTTGATGGAATGATACAACCTtgactaaagtttttttttggtttttttgaagttatataaattatataatataggGCCCAAAATGGAGGATGAAGGACCAAATATAGTTCttaatttaaagctacagtgtgtaatattaagaataaCCTACTAACAGAAattttatatattgtccataactgtgtgttcataaatGTCTAATCCCCAGCACCAAAGAaccggtgttttttttttcataaactttgaatgagttaattaTGCCATGTTTGCTCCGTCATGTAGACTACGGTGGCCCGAAACGGCCAAAACCCTCCGGCATACGTGCTGCCTGGGTTTTTTGCCCGAGGTTTTCAACTCGACCACTAGATGCCGCCAAattttacacactgcagctttaaagtcAACTTGGAGGCTTTTGTAGATCCCGAGGGTCTTATTGGGCCCTTGCCCACTCTGCCCATCCTGCCTGGTTTAAAGCCATGGAACTTTTAGTTGCTGTTagtgataaatgataaatgttgaTGGAGTGTGCTATGTTAGACCAACAGTTATCTCAtctttacaaaagaaaaagaaaaacttgagaTATAAAGAATCTGATTGTGTTTTTGAGAGTCAGATGGACCAAGTGCTATCGAACCTCATTTGGATAAACTGCCCCGTTTCCCCTGCTCCTATTGGACGATGGAGCATCtgaggactctctctctctctctctctctctctctctctctctctctctctctctctctctctctctctctctctctctctctctctctctctctctctctctctctctctctctcttccttcccccccccctcctcagctcCGACTGAAGCGCagtgctctctctgtctgatcgCTCTGTGTCAGACAGACGGTCTGATGCCTGCTGGTCCTGATCCTGCACGTCCCTGGTCCTGATGCGggtcctgatcctgatccaCCCTTAGGAGTCCAGCTCCTGCACAAGCACTTCGGTTTCGGCATCTGTGGATGAGACACGGGACCACCAGCGGACCCCCACGTCTGGATTGTCTGTGCGTCTTGGAGATGCTGAGTCCGGCGCGTCTGGAACCCACCGcgcagtgagtgagtgagtgagtgagtgaggggtAAACTTTCAGCGAAAGTTGCGCATCAGCAGAAAGGACGAGGACGCCGTGTGGGTGGCAATTTTGCATTGCCACACAAAGTGTAGCTCTGCTACATCCTTTCTTCTCTAAGAGGTCACCGCTCCATCCAGCAAAATTTCACCCAAAAGCAGAGCCCAGGACCACCCTGCGCTGACGCGGCTGGTCGGCAGGAGGCGGCTGGTGGCGGCGGGGGTCCTGGGGGTCATCATGGTTCTGGTGCTGGTCATCCTCATCCCGGTGCTGGTCAACTCGGCGGGGACCGCGGCGCACTACGAGATGCTCGGCACCTGCCGGATGGTGTGCGACCCGTACGGCACCAAGTCCCCGTCCAGCACCGCCAGCGCGGCGGACGCGGCGCAGGACAGCGGCCTGGTGCAGTCGTTGCCCACTTTTATCCAAGGTCCGAAGGGCGAGCCGGGTCGGCCCGGCAAGGTGGGTCCGAGGGGACCCCCCGGCGAGCCGGGACCGCCCGGCCCAGCGGGGCCGCCCGGAGACAGGGGGGAACCGGGCAGACCCGGTTTGCCGGGACCCGCGGGGTCCGGCGCCGGCGCGGGCGCAATCAGCGCGGCCACCTACACCACCGTGCCCAAGATCGCCTTTTACGCGGGGCTGAAGAAGCAGCACGAGGGCTACGAGCTGCTCAAGTTCGACGACGTGGTGACCAACCTGGGCAACCACTACGACCCGACCACCGGCAAGTTCACCTGCTCCATCCCCGGGATTTACTTCTTCACCTACCACGTCCTGATGCGCGGAGGGGACGGGACGAGCATGTGGGCGGACCTGTGCAAGAACAACCAGGTAACACAAACCCGTGCATGGCGGAGAACACACTAATGACACAGTCTGGTGAGGAGCAAACCCTTGAAATACAGTTTGACATCACCACCGTTGCATGTGGGTCAGTGTGGGTCAGTGTGGGCAGCCCTGAGCAGCGGGGGGCCCCTTGGGATAGAAGACCCGGTGTCTCCGGAGCTCTTTTCAAATTTCCCCTTAAAAATTTCCACAGGGCtggtttttaatttctgttcACTCAACaggttcatttttttacttctccaTCTTTTCCATCCCATCCAGTGATTTGAGATACTACATTATTGCATCCATGCCCTGCAATCAGCTGTAAGCCTATAAAAGTCCACATATTTAACTTATAAGAGAGTATAAAAACAATCTTATTCCAAAACAACAATGTCTGCTTTCATATGCATTATTCATGCATTTTATGTATTAGAATATTTTCACTGGTTGAGGGAGTTTCACAAACTTCCAAGCACTGAATcatgtttgtatatattgtatgcTTTATAAATGTATTGAACATGAATGCTTATATACATTAATATATCTTTTTCAAAGTCACTGGGTTCATCACCTCATGCAGCAAACAACGTCTCTCACAGCTGTAATCTTCGAGCATCTTTTAATCCAATAGTTATTGAGACATTCCCTGAAAATGTCCGGAGAAAtaactttgtgttgtgtttctatAAAGGCAATAATTGGTCAGCTTTTGAGATTCCTCTAACACAGTGCCTGTTCCTTGGAGCTTTTTCCAAAAACATCCCCGCCACAACAAAAAGTAGAAAATACTTTCCTTTCACATATATATTCAAAACAAGAGCACAGATCAAAAATACAGCATTCAAGTCTACTTTTACTGTCACAACCATACTTATGATAAAAAGTATAGCCCCGATGGGGATGATGACGCCTGAGGACCTATAGAGGCCCCCTCTCTGCCGCCTCCCGTCTACCCCCATCCCCTCCCGTCTGCTCCTCAGTGATCGGGCTTGTCACCAGCAGCAGATCTAATCCACGGGGCCAAACCAGTGTTGCAGCGTCGCTCCACCGAAGCACGTCCGTCCCTCCACCCAGTCTGTCAGACTGCCTCTGTAATGCCGCTGCTGccgcaacaaacacacagcaaacatcTGCGGGATTAAAACCAGCAGAGCCGCGGGCCGTGATGAATCAGATGCCCCGGAGAGACACGACTCAGTCGCAGCACTGGAGCCAccgggacttttttttctccaaacatgTCGCGATGGGGAAAACAATTCAGTTCTGTGTGTAAATGATATCGACAGATGCTGAAACGGTGGCTCTTTGTGCCCAAATCGATCAAATCACACAATGGAAACCGAATGATCCTGTATCTGTAATGTTCTCAGCACTTTACCCTATTATGTTGTTCATTATAAGCAGCAAATCAGCCACATACGCACAGATTTAGATTATTTCTTTACTCCTCAGGAGGAAAAAAGTTCACTTTTAAAGAAAAGTGCATGATCGGAGCTTGAAATTATGGAATCAGATGGACATTCTTCTGCGGTGTAAACATTAAGGCGAGACGTCTCCTGTCTCCCTTTTGAAATAACATCTGGAGACATCTGTCAATCACGTCATAtgcatatgaatatttaaatccCCACTGTAGGTATCTGCAACAGATTGACAGACAGATTCATTTTAGGCAATTTTTTGGAGCTGTATTAGTTGCCAT
This window of the Scophthalmus maximus strain ysfricsl-2021 chromosome 21, ASM2237912v1, whole genome shotgun sequence genome carries:
- the c1ql3a gene encoding complement C1q-like protein 3 — encoded protein: MVLVLVILIPVLVNSAGTAAHYEMLGTCRMVCDPYGTKSPSSTASAADAAQDSGLVQSLPTFIQGPKGEPGRPGKVGPRGPPGEPGPPGPAGPPGDRGEPGRPGLPGPAGSGAGAGAISAATYTTVPKIAFYAGLKKQHEGYELLKFDDVVTNLGNHYDPTTGKFTCSIPGIYFFTYHVLMRGGDGTSMWADLCKNNQVRASAIAQDADQNYDYASNSAVLHLEPGDEIYIKLDGGKAHGGNNNKYSTFSGFIIYAD